One stretch of Scyliorhinus canicula chromosome 7, sScyCan1.1, whole genome shotgun sequence DNA includes these proteins:
- the dynlt3 gene encoding dynein light chain Tctex-type 3 isoform X2, translated as MEEYQPSEECVDSIIGGVDYTHSKINQWTAAVVEQSLMHLVKVGKPFKYIVTCAIMQKSGAGLHTASSCYWDSSTDGSCTVRWENRTMYCVISVFAVSIML; from the exons ATGGAGGAATATCAGcccagtgaggag TGCGTTGACTCTATTATCGGAGGGGTTGATTATACTCACAGCAAGATCAACCAATGGACTGCTGCTGTAGTTGAACAATCCCTGATGCATTTGGTTAAAGTGGGAAAACCATTTAAATACATTG TGACCTGTGCAATAATGCAGAAAAGTGGAGCTGGTCTTCACACAGCAAGTTCATGTTACTGGGACAGCAGCACTGATG GAAGCTGTACTGTGAGATGGGAAAACAGGACCATGTATTGTGTCATAAGTGTGTTTGCCGTCAGCATTATGCTGTGA
- the dynlt3 gene encoding dynein light chain Tctex-type 3 isoform X1, whose amino-acid sequence MEEYQPSEEVVFNADETSNIIKECVDSIIGGVDYTHSKINQWTAAVVEQSLMHLVKVGKPFKYIVTCAIMQKSGAGLHTASSCYWDSSTDGSCTVRWENRTMYCVISVFAVSIML is encoded by the exons ATGGAGGAATATCAGcccagtgaggag GTTGTCTTCAATGCAGATGAAACCAGTAATATTATCAAAGAG TGCGTTGACTCTATTATCGGAGGGGTTGATTATACTCACAGCAAGATCAACCAATGGACTGCTGCTGTAGTTGAACAATCCCTGATGCATTTGGTTAAAGTGGGAAAACCATTTAAATACATTG TGACCTGTGCAATAATGCAGAAAAGTGGAGCTGGTCTTCACACAGCAAGTTCATGTTACTGGGACAGCAGCACTGATG GAAGCTGTACTGTGAGATGGGAAAACAGGACCATGTATTGTGTCATAAGTGTGTTTGCCGTCAGCATTATGCTGTGA